One part of the Rhodopirellula islandica genome encodes these proteins:
- a CDS encoding 2-phosphosulfolactate phosphatase gives MKIETWLTPNAAGESERTRASVVVVIDVLRATTVATTALSAGAKSITTCGEIEEAFAMKTAAAPDNVPLLCGERGCQPIVGFDHGNSPGEYSPAGVSDRELVLTTTNGTAAIQAAEDCDHMWLACFANLSAVIDRLVRWHSANQENDAFVRIVCAGTNGCVTTEDVLLAGAIIAMCHQRLADSPRFYDGPIELLNDSGALALSAWQHCITHDGVNSSETLAERLKLTQGGKNLIAANYAGDLVDCGSIDVFELVPTRDQRAPARFVAG, from the coding sequence ATGAAAATCGAAACTTGGCTGACGCCCAACGCCGCTGGTGAATCCGAACGAACCCGTGCTTCGGTCGTCGTTGTCATCGACGTCTTGCGAGCGACCACGGTCGCGACCACCGCGCTATCCGCGGGCGCCAAATCGATCACGACCTGCGGTGAAATCGAAGAAGCTTTCGCGATGAAAACCGCCGCCGCACCCGACAACGTGCCGCTGCTGTGTGGCGAACGAGGCTGCCAGCCGATCGTGGGATTCGACCATGGCAATTCCCCCGGGGAATACTCGCCGGCCGGCGTCAGTGACCGCGAATTGGTGCTGACGACCACCAACGGAACCGCCGCGATCCAGGCAGCGGAAGATTGTGATCACATGTGGCTGGCCTGCTTCGCCAACTTGTCCGCGGTCATCGACCGCTTGGTTCGGTGGCACTCGGCCAACCAAGAGAATGATGCATTCGTGCGAATTGTTTGTGCAGGGACCAATGGCTGTGTCACCACGGAAGACGTGCTGTTGGCCGGTGCGATCATCGCGATGTGCCACCAACGTCTGGCCGACTCCCCTCGTTTTTACGACGGTCCGATTGAGCTTTTGAACGATTCAGGTGCCCTCGCGCTGTCCGCTTGGCAACACTGCATCACACACGATGGCGTCAACAGCTCCGAAACACTGGCCGAACGGCTAAAACTGACCCAAGGAGGCAAAAACCTGATTGCCGCCAACTACGCCGGCGATTTGGTGGATTGTGGCAGCATCGATGTCTTTGAGCTGGTCCCCACCAGGGACCAACGGGCCCCCGCTCGGTTTGTGGCGGGCTGA
- a CDS encoding formylglycine-generating enzyme family protein, whose product MTFDLKRSLRPLGIAAVCSMAAGSILSPGASNSVHAQEAAAETSQAAIVGIASEKPSDGPFVDLGDGRFMVSYTEKIPGTDISFEMVPVPGGTYTMGSPEDADPRVEDEGPTVEMNVSPMWVAKTETTWAMYKEYMRMYAVFKSFEADGVRTVDDSNMADAITAPTELYDPSFTYEYGEEPEQPAVTMTQYAAQQFTKWLSLITENQYRLPTEAEWEYAARGGTTTAYSWGDSADDIEDYAWYFDNSYDGPAHVGTKKPNPYGLHDMHGNAAEWTVNEYSEDGYEWLKESPVDNAIDAVRWPENPWPCVARGGSWESDPPELRSAARLASDDDEWKNEDPNFPKSPWWFTDDPSRGVGFRLFRSLEPLDREALKNFWEPTALETVDDVQSRIDGGRGGWGLVDKDLPEAAAE is encoded by the coding sequence ATGACGTTTGATTTGAAACGCTCTCTCCGCCCACTCGGCATCGCAGCCGTCTGCTCGATGGCAGCTGGGTCGATCCTTTCACCGGGCGCCTCCAATTCGGTGCACGCCCAAGAAGCCGCTGCGGAAACCAGCCAAGCGGCGATCGTTGGAATCGCCAGCGAAAAGCCCTCCGACGGCCCCTTCGTGGACCTGGGCGATGGTCGCTTCATGGTCTCTTACACTGAAAAAATCCCCGGCACCGACATCTCGTTTGAGATGGTCCCGGTTCCCGGTGGCACCTACACGATGGGCAGCCCCGAAGATGCCGACCCACGTGTGGAAGATGAAGGACCAACCGTTGAGATGAACGTCTCACCGATGTGGGTCGCCAAAACCGAGACGACCTGGGCGATGTACAAGGAATACATGCGAATGTACGCCGTGTTCAAATCGTTCGAAGCCGATGGCGTCCGCACCGTCGACGATTCCAACATGGCCGATGCGATCACCGCGCCAACTGAGCTGTACGACCCTTCGTTCACGTACGAGTACGGCGAAGAGCCCGAACAACCCGCCGTGACGATGACTCAGTACGCTGCTCAGCAATTCACCAAGTGGCTCAGCCTGATCACCGAAAATCAGTACCGATTGCCCACGGAAGCGGAATGGGAATACGCCGCTCGCGGTGGCACCACGACCGCTTACAGCTGGGGCGACAGCGCGGACGACATCGAAGACTACGCTTGGTACTTCGACAACTCCTACGACGGCCCTGCCCATGTCGGCACCAAAAAGCCCAACCCGTATGGCTTGCATGACATGCACGGCAACGCCGCGGAATGGACCGTCAACGAGTACTCCGAAGACGGGTACGAATGGCTCAAAGAGTCCCCTGTCGACAACGCCATCGACGCGGTTCGTTGGCCCGAAAACCCTTGGCCGTGCGTCGCTCGTGGCGGCAGCTGGGAAAGCGATCCACCGGAACTTCGCAGCGCCGCTCGCTTGGCTTCCGATGACGATGAATGGAAGAACGAAGACCCGAACTTCCCCAAGAGCCCCTGGTGGTTCACCGACGACCCTTCCCGTGGAGTTGGTTTCCGCTTGTTCCGTTCACTCGAACCACTCGACCGCGAAGCGCTGAAAAACTTCTGGGAGCCCACCGCCCTCGAAACGGTCGACGATGTTCAAAGCCGCATCGACGGTGGCCGAGGCGGATGGGGACTGGTCGACAAGGACCTGCCCGAAGCCGCCGCAGAATGA
- a CDS encoding CPXCG motif-containing cysteine-rich protein, whose amino-acid sequence MNRDEIISDHDSDELDDSNHTPSEESAIDPVPEWQQLLNDDPLPQEEDWETSESASTDADLDGTYVCDNCGEEIVIPLDIAAGRDQQYVEDCPVCCSPSVIHVHFDDSDHADVWAEAEQDRY is encoded by the coding sequence ATGAACAGGGATGAAATCATCAGCGACCACGACTCAGACGAACTCGACGATTCGAACCACACGCCCAGCGAGGAATCCGCCATCGATCCCGTGCCCGAATGGCAACAATTGCTGAACGACGACCCGCTGCCTCAGGAAGAGGACTGGGAAACGTCCGAGTCAGCCTCCACGGATGCGGATTTGGACGGCACCTACGTCTGTGACAACTGTGGCGAGGAAATCGTGATTCCGCTGGACATCGCCGCTGGACGCGACCAACAGTATGTCGAAGATTGTCCGGTGTGTTGTAGCCCGAGCGTGATTCATGTCCATTTTGACGATTCCGATCACGCCGATGTGTGGGCGGAAGCCGAACAAGACCGCTACTGA
- a CDS encoding acetylxylan esterase, whose amino-acid sequence MRTRPIVKHVPNSVFGNGLAVLLAGMVLVSVALPRDLQAEETKLEETVASEDLPDLKTLDGHFPFDVPESREQWESRAEQLRTRVAMATGLHPMLPRPPIQATIHSVVKRDGFQVEKVYFESLPGHFVTGLLFRPAGESLSRGLNADGKRPGVLNPHGHGGRMMRNDADRMKALIANGDELYMESGSLPKLARCATLARMGCVAFIYDMVGYADSVQLGYEFAHRRHETREEEVVPAGSDPELFFSTPADARLQSILGLQTYNALRSFDFLASLGDVDPNRLAVTGGSGGGTQTILLDALEPRIMASFPNGMVSTSMQGGCACENACLLRIGTGNVELAALMAPKPMGMTAADDWTIKMMSDGYPELKQLYSMMGQSENVLCESVVQFKHNYNYVTRRIMYGWMNEHLGLGLETPIVETDFPAITDEEGAVWDDEHPAPTQRGPQHEKSVLSWWDQQSERLLADCLGQSATAAGFDETIRPALATLFDLPLPETSGVSVKFSEPVQHESGATVVSGVVVDRARRREIPIQKWIAKSAQDVSPPTTVLWVQATAQESTGEPEWSAALADQLEQSKVLIVIDIASMPTDAEAGKQRTNPQPRRASAAFTYGYNRPLPATRCGDVLAVISAFQNSPGDVTLVAPQGAAAYALPAAAIAGPFLTEAVIDVNGFRFADLRHQDDESFVPGIVKYGDVDALAAWRAPYALTIHDSSDEAWATAKAIYQTRDASDQVQWRASE is encoded by the coding sequence ATGAGAACCCGACCGATAGTGAAACACGTCCCGAACTCGGTGTTTGGGAATGGCTTGGCCGTTCTGCTCGCCGGAATGGTTTTGGTTTCTGTCGCCTTGCCGCGCGACCTGCAAGCCGAGGAGACCAAGTTGGAAGAAACGGTCGCTTCGGAGGATCTGCCGGATCTCAAGACACTTGATGGGCACTTCCCCTTTGATGTTCCTGAGTCACGGGAGCAATGGGAATCTCGGGCGGAGCAACTTCGAACGCGTGTCGCGATGGCGACTGGCCTGCATCCCATGTTGCCGCGGCCACCGATCCAGGCCACGATTCATTCGGTTGTGAAGCGAGATGGGTTTCAGGTTGAAAAGGTCTACTTTGAAAGTTTGCCAGGCCACTTTGTGACCGGGTTGTTGTTCCGTCCCGCCGGCGAAAGTCTTTCGCGTGGGCTCAATGCAGACGGCAAGCGTCCGGGGGTGCTGAACCCGCACGGGCACGGTGGCCGGATGATGCGTAACGATGCGGACCGGATGAAGGCGTTGATCGCAAACGGCGATGAGCTGTACATGGAATCCGGTAGTCTTCCAAAGTTGGCCCGCTGTGCGACTTTGGCTCGAATGGGCTGTGTGGCGTTCATCTATGACATGGTCGGCTACGCCGATTCCGTGCAGTTGGGCTATGAGTTCGCTCACCGTCGCCATGAGACTCGTGAGGAAGAAGTCGTCCCCGCAGGATCGGATCCGGAGTTGTTCTTCAGTACGCCGGCCGACGCTCGTCTGCAATCGATCCTGGGCTTGCAAACTTACAACGCGTTGCGTTCCTTTGATTTCCTGGCTTCGCTCGGGGATGTGGATCCAAACCGTTTGGCGGTCACCGGTGGAAGCGGCGGCGGGACTCAAACGATTTTGTTGGATGCGTTGGAGCCGCGAATCATGGCCAGCTTTCCCAACGGGATGGTGTCGACATCGATGCAAGGCGGCTGTGCCTGCGAGAATGCCTGCTTGCTTCGCATTGGCACGGGCAACGTGGAGTTGGCCGCTTTGATGGCCCCCAAACCCATGGGGATGACGGCGGCCGATGACTGGACGATCAAGATGATGTCGGACGGTTATCCCGAACTGAAGCAACTGTATTCAATGATGGGGCAATCTGAGAATGTGTTGTGTGAATCGGTGGTGCAGTTCAAGCACAACTACAACTATGTGACCCGCCGGATCATGTACGGATGGATGAACGAGCACTTGGGGCTTGGGTTGGAGACCCCCATCGTTGAGACCGATTTTCCTGCGATCACCGACGAGGAAGGTGCGGTCTGGGATGACGAGCACCCTGCCCCCACGCAGCGAGGCCCCCAACATGAAAAGTCGGTCCTGAGTTGGTGGGACCAGCAAAGCGAACGCTTGCTGGCAGATTGCCTGGGGCAGTCTGCAACGGCAGCGGGATTCGATGAAACCATCCGCCCTGCCCTGGCGACGTTGTTTGACCTGCCCCTGCCAGAGACTTCCGGCGTGTCGGTGAAATTCTCGGAGCCAGTGCAGCATGAATCGGGCGCGACGGTTGTCTCGGGAGTGGTGGTCGATCGGGCTCGTCGGCGTGAGATTCCGATTCAAAAATGGATCGCGAAATCGGCCCAGGATGTTTCCCCACCGACAACGGTTCTGTGGGTTCAGGCAACGGCTCAGGAGTCGACGGGCGAACCCGAATGGTCCGCTGCCCTGGCTGATCAATTGGAACAATCCAAGGTGCTGATCGTGATCGACATCGCTTCGATGCCCACGGATGCGGAGGCAGGGAAGCAGCGAACGAACCCGCAGCCGCGACGTGCTTCGGCGGCCTTCACGTATGGTTACAACCGGCCGTTGCCAGCGACACGCTGCGGGGATGTTTTGGCGGTGATCTCCGCGTTTCAGAACTCACCCGGTGATGTGACGTTGGTGGCACCCCAAGGCGCCGCGGCGTATGCGTTGCCTGCGGCGGCGATCGCGGGGCCGTTTCTGACCGAAGCCGTGATTGATGTGAATGGTTTCCGATTCGCTGACCTGCGTCACCAGGACGACGAGAGTTTCGTCCCAGGCATCGTGAAGTACGGCGATGTGGATGCTTTGGCCGCTTGGCGTGCGCCGTATGCCCTGACGATTCACGATTCCAGTGACGAAGCGTGGGCAACCGCGAAGGCGATCTATCAAACGCGGGACGCCTCGGATCAAGTTCAATGGCGTGCGAGCGAGTGA